The Nycticebus coucang isolate mNycCou1 chromosome 10, mNycCou1.pri, whole genome shotgun sequence sequence AATGTTTCTAAAGATTCACTAAGCTACATCTTTATTTTACAAGTGGTTTCAGTTATCTctgagtttgtttatttatttatttggagacagagtttgcCCTTTGTATAGTGCCTTGATGTCTTacttcacagcaatctcaaactcttgggcttcagtgattctcttgcctcaggctcccaagtagctggcactacaggcactcgccacactgcctggctatttttagagatgaagtctcactctggctcaggttggtctctaacctgtgagctcaggcaatccaccggcctcagcctcctagagtgctaggatatcTGTGGTTTATTCTACAGAGAAAGGTTTGAATAACTTGCATGCATACATAATATGCAAAAGGACATTAAAAGGAAATACACCAAAGGGCTAACATTAGAAGGTAggtttataacttttattttcttcatcacaATTTTTTGTAGTTTCCAAAATTAGTATTAGTTGTATAACCTGGAAAaaagctattatttaaaataataaaaaataacaaagtcaaTACTAGAACTTAAATGATTTAACTTTGGGGCTagagtctatttttaaaattttacactgCTAGCTCCTCAATGTAAAATctaatttgttttttgtgtttttttgagacagagtttcattatgccgcccacagtagagtgccatggagtcacagctcactcaaactcttggactcacatgattctcttgcctcagcctcccaagtagctgggactacagacacccactacaacgcctgggctattttttttgttgttgttgcagttgtcattggtgtttttaGATGGCCTGAGCtgtttttgaacccgccagcctcggtgtatgtggccagtgccataaccactgtgctacaggctgaGCCATAAAAATCTAATTTGTAATACCCAGTATCAGTTAGATATTAACAGCTACTTACAACTAATTTGAAAAACACATACCAATAAGTATGTCCAAATTGAAGAGATTTTAGCAAGTTCTGTGGATTGTACCAATGCTAATTTACTGGTTTTGATATTATTCTAATGACATATGATTTCACCACTGTAGGAAACTACCTAAAGGATAGGGATCTCTCTGTAACATTTTCACAGTATCCTACATGtttgtaattatttcaaaagaaaaagttataaaacaaCTAATTTGAAGGTTTATAGGGCCAATAGTCCAAAGAAACTATCATACTAAGATTCAAAGATGGGCTCCATCCTTTTCTAGCATACCAATTCTTCTATTCATTTCTGGCTCTTTATTTTAGAAGCCTGAAAAGCCTACTTTGGCTAACATTGTCAGGCACCACTCAGCAATGTTTTAGTCAACAAGGGACCACATAAACAATGGtggtctcataagattataatgaacCTGAAAACTTTCTACTGCCTAGTGACAAAGCAGCCGCTGTATGCATCATAGTGTAATACATTACTCAGCAGCATGGGTGGCAACACTGGTATACATAAACATACTATGCTACTAGTCACATAAAATGACTGTACATACAATTACGTACAGCATATAATACCAGATAATAATAAATGACTGTTACTAGCttatatatttattactttttattatcattttagagCATAtgccttataaaaaaaaaaaagtgagctatAAAACAGCcttcagagcagtggttctcaaccttcttaatgcctcctaatgccgtgaccctttaatacagtttctcgtgttgtggtgacccccaaccatagaattattttcgttgctagtTCATAACCGTAATTCCGCTACTGTTAACAGAATCGTAATAcaagatgtattttcactgttacaaaggggtcacgacccacaggttgagaaccgctgctttaggggCATTACCATCATAGGAGATGATACAACAATGCCTGTTAATACCCTTAAAGGTCTAGAAAAACAATGTGTAGGGGTAGAAGACAGTGAtactgatgatcctgaccctgtagGCCTAGGGGCAAACAAGTGTGTTTGTGTcctagtttttaacaaaaagtttaaacatttaaaaaaaattgtaaaatttaaaaatagaaaaaaacttgaaaatataaagaaaaatatttttgcatagcTGTACAATGTGTTTTAAGCAAACTAGTATTAAAAAGAGCCAAAAGAAAATttagtttataaagtaaaaaagttatagtaagcaaaagttaatttattattgaagaaaaaatgatttcataAATTTAATGTAGCCTATTCATGTAAGTGTTTATAAAGTGCACAGTAGTGTACAGTAAAATCCTAGGCCTTCACACCTTTTCACTACTTACCACTAACTCACCCAGAgtaacttccagtcctgcaagcttcATTTATATGACCACTGCTTAAATGGCCTGTGCAGATGTACCATTTTTTACCTATTACactattatttttactgtatctttttatgtttagatatgttcGGATACATAAATACTTACCATCTGTTATAGCTGcccacagtattcagtacagtaacacaCTGCACAGGTTTGTAGACTGGGAGCATCGGCTGTGCCATACAGCCTAGCAGAGGTGTCCTAGGtatgtgtaagtacactctatgatgtttgcatgACACAACAGCCTaacacacatttctcagaatgtctTCCTGTCATTAAATGACACAggattgtacatatttattttcaaaatatctattGTACTTTAATATAATCAGATATCAAAAACACTCTGTCTCCAGAGCTATTTAATGGTAAATATTTGAAGTATAACTTTTAAAACTACCTTATTCAAAATAGTGTTGATTTATTTTGGTCATGCAAAAAAGCAAACCTGGTCTTTCACTAAGACTCTTTTAAAACCGTTTTCCATTAATATTTAGAACTGCCAGAGCTAGGAAAGGCCAAAGCTATAGTGGTCCAGTTATCTATCTTCTAGTGAGTAAGTAGTTGCCAGGAAGGAATAAACATCTGGTATTCACTATAAACAAAAGAacattcctttgaaaataaatttagtaaaattgCTTGATTcctaatgctttttctttttttttttttttttttttatttatttatttttttttggccgggtctgggtttgaacctgccacctccggcatatgggaccggcaccctactcactgagccacaggtgccgccctcctaaTGCTTTTTATAGAAAGCTAGCCTATATAAGACTATCTGAACTAAAATTCTTACTTCTAGGGGAGCAATGCCTCTGTATATTTAAGCAAACTAGACATAATAATACAAATCCattcaataattaaaagaaaaaagcccacTTCAGATAGTAAATGTATGCAAAGCAAGTTTACAGCACAGGTCCTGTACCTTTTGATAAGGTCTCGTAGGTGATAGGCTGGAATTGCAGCATTCACCACTGCTTTACTGGCAAATATGTGATCAATAATAGCAGAACTGTTTgcctaaaaaaaggaagaaaagtctaTCTTTGGTTATTCAATTCAGTCTGTATTCATTGAGTACTAGGCAGACAGAACATGGTGAGTAACATGCAACAGAAAACACTCTCTTCTGAGAGTTTACAATCTTACTGGAGGAGaaaatttacataattataaGGTTCTAAAGAGGAGGAaaattttttctccattctcagtacctagcacagtacctggcactcTATGAACATCAACtagatgaaagaataaagaaagaaatgccaaAGCAACCACATAAAAATGTAGTTTAATGCACAGTTAGAAAATTAATGTGTAATAGTTAAGTCAGGGTATCTTAGTGATGAGTCTTCAATTGGTTTTCAGACAGAAATGCAGTaagttttcaaaaacaaaatgaagcacTACACttgtcatatttttcatattctaaATCTTCATGGAATATAACGTTTCTCTTCTTGAGAACAATACAGACTCAGAATTTTGAATTGTGCACATGAATAAAAAGACCTGATACCATTATTAAcactaaaatttattaaatactaCAGGCTGTAACCTATGCTAAAAACTAAGCATCGTTTCTTTTTAACCTCAATATTTTTAGGAGATATAGGTtatcattatcctcattttacagaaagcAAATCATGGTTTAGTAACCTAACTAAATAACTTAATAAGAGATAGTGGCAAGATATGAACCCTTCAGAGCCTATGCTCACTCCCACTTAGCAATTTTGCCTCCAAAGAGGGAGATAAAACAAAATGAGGTTTTATCTAAAGAGGCATATATTAGAGATCCATTAGTACACATCGTGTCTTCAAATGTCACATAAATTTAAATGTGACCTAGTTCTGATGAGCTCTGAACCAAGTAGATACAGATTGAAGAGCTTGAAGATAGTCAAAGCTAATTCGAGTAGGTGACCTATATTTGGATTACCACTAAGAATATGTAGCCTCTTGACTATTTTGGAAAACCAAGTGATAAAGAACGACACTGATTTTACTCCCataatagtattttcttttactaGCTACATTTATTAAGCTATTAAGGTATTCTCTCCAGGAATTGCCACACCAGAAATCAATGactaagaaattaaaagaaacaaaattctacATGTTATAATAGCCATACACTATGTTTAGATGctcaaaaaaaatacttgttgCTTAGTATCAAAATACTTAATACCAAATACTTGACTAATATCTAAGTTCTTAACCTCTAATATTTGAATGAACTTTTTGTCTGTTTACCAGTTAAGAATTAACTacagtatatttttaaacatattatggGGCTTTAATACTGTGATACCAGTATCCTTTAGGCTTGAGGTTTGataaataatacaatattttagaattattacTGATTTTCATAGTAaacaagtattaaaatattttttaaactataaagcaTTATGTAAAGATCATTCAATTTATAATATGTTTGTATTAGTAATACCTTAAAATCTAATATAACTAAGTTACTAGACAAAGAATCACTTTTGCTTCTTCTAGAAAACACATTTCATTAAgcacttactacatgccaggccTTGAGGAAGGAACCGTAAGAAAATAATGCTCACTAATGCATCTGTTGCCGTAGAAGTGGCATTTAAGGTACCATAAATACAAAAAGAGGAGTATGGGTAAAAGAAAGCAATAGCCTCCAAGACAAgatcatcataaataaaataCTCAAATTAGGATGAAGAACCCCAAAGCCAGGCACTAGTTtaccttccattcctgagatctGACTGTATGTTTCAGTTTCATTCCTGAGAACATTTCCAGTAAAATGATCCCTAGGCTCCATAGATCAACAGCTGAGGTACATTCTGTATCACTCTGCAGGCCAGCCTGGGCCAAGCAATTCTGCAGTTCTGCTTCTGGAGCCCGATACCCGTCTGTCTGAATATACTTTACAtcctaaagaaaatgaataaatagtacGACAAATTAAAAGCTGTTCAGCTTCCACCCATCTTTTTAGTGTATTTACTTTTctaaaagtacagtaaaaaatacttccaaagaaaatgtcaaaaatgtttAGCCCTCACTTATCAGAATTCTTTGGCTCATTAACTGAGCATTTCTCAGAGGCAAGGTCTACATTTTCCACCTACCTACTCATAAAGATGTCTTCATTGTATCATCTCTTACCTATTGCATACTGCTAATAAATAAAGAACTGATAAACTATGGAGAATGGAAGATTTGCCAGAATTATCACATGCATTTGCCCTAAAATAGAGCCCCAACACCGAAAACACCAGGAAAAGTAACTGTACACTTAACCAAAcgctcacaaaattaaaaagcattctgTGTAGgttaattttaataattccaGAGTTCTCTTGTTCTTCACTAATTCCTCCTACCTGACCCAAATATAAGTCCTTTTTTCACATGGCAGCAATGAAATCCTTTTGATTTGATTCATCCTCAAGTATTTTAGTCAGAAATGTCTTATAAGTCCCTACTAAACTACCCctgatatttaaaattatttagcttGGACTCACTAGATTTTAAActctgagggaaaagaaaaggttaTTTCTTACCTGATTACCTTCTTTGAAGCTAAGTCCAAAGTCAATGAGTTTAAAACATTCATTCTCTGCACTCCACAGTATGTTACGTGGTTTGAGGTCTGCATGGACGTAACCCTCATGATGAAGAAAAGCAAGGGCTTCCAGAACATCTCTGGCACAATGCTGTATCATCCACATGGAACAACCCTGGTGACTGGAATATAAAAGCAATTCCGAAACACTGACGTCCAGGAGTTCAAGCAACAGACACCGTGATGGCACATTTGGAGAGAAATGAATTGTAAAGACTCCATACAAAGtcactaaaaaagaaacaaattatactACTTTTAGAATTAGATTCAAAGGAAATTACTACTAAAGTAGATAACTCTGCAATACAAATCCGGGATAATCTAAATAAGGATAACTTTGATAAGCAAAAttccattataatttatttttcccatgaAAGAGATCTTTGGGTAACTGGGTCATTCTAATAAAATGAGACAACCGCCAACAGCTGATTACCATTCAAAGATATTGACATGGCACAATGACTCAACTTATGTCTTACCAAATACTTAGTGGTGGGTGAATAAGCACTTACAGTgccaaataaaaatgattaaaagtagAATATTGCAATGCGTAAACACCAAATTGAAGACTGCTTCTTAATCCAAAATAGCACTTTAAAAACATTAAGCGATTAAGATTAAGATTTAGGTAGGgcccagttgctcatgtctgtaatcctaacactctgagagggtGAGATGGGTAGaatgcttaaactcaggagttccagacaagcctgagcaagagccagaaatatctctactaaaaatagaaaaaaaatgtagtgcctgtagtccaggctactggggaggctgaagcaagaggattgcttgagcccagtagtttgaggttgctgtgagctatgactccacagcaatctagcctgggacaacagaaactctgtctcaaaaaaataaataaaaagagattaaTACATTTCAGATGACATTTTAACCTAACCTTTCAGAGATTCAACAAGTCCTTAGGCAAAAAAATTTTTCCTCAATACCAAGGCTATAATTATATATATCATTAAACCAGCTAAAAAAATGCAGCACTAACGTTAAGAAATTCTTCTCCAAAATGGTATTATAAAAAAAGGTCGCTCTTCAAATTAAATATGGATTATACCTGGCAGGAAATCAGATATTTCTTCATTAACCAAAGCTATAACTAATGATAAGCTTACTGTTGGTGTAATGACAGTAAGGACACTTTCACAGATCAATCTTCAgtgattaaatattttacattctaaATATCTGAGTCATGAAACAGGCTCTCAAGAGAGCAAAAGTCTAGTGTTCCTAAATTTTACACTTCCAAAAGGACTCCAATGTAATAGCGAGTCATTTCTTCCAAATTTACACTTAAATATATATCAGGTGAGCTATATAGGGAGTTACCAGCATTGATGTCATAAGCCCTGGAGTTTCCATTTTCCACTGGTGTGCCAAGATTCAAAAATTTCCATGCAAGATATGACATCTAGAGAAAGCATACCTTCCTTTtaccagaaaaaatatttctctatgctAATAAATGTGGTATTCTCCGATGAGACCCAAAGCAAAACTGAacttactgagcatctactatgtgacATCAGGCAACGCAGATCACCAACTCCATCTTATCGCAGACAGTATAAAGTGAAAGGGGAAAAGGATAGGGGCCTAGATCAGGCGAAAAAGAAGGCCAGACCCGCTTCTCCTGCCTAAAGGACGAAAGATGGAGAGCTAGGCGGAGAGAAATGTGTGCCTGCACCGGAACCTGGGCAAGAGGAGAAGGTAGACAACTGCAATTACCGATGTTCCTGTGACCCTGCAACTGCTCCAGCGCCGCCCTCTCTTTGCGGAAACCATACTCTGCGGCCGAAGCCGCAGCCCCCGTAGTTCCTGGCGGCAAGAACTGCTTGAGGGCGCCGGGGGGCGAGCCGGGGTTGCCGCAGCAGCGCACCCGATACACCGAGGCCGAGGAGCCGCTACCCAGGCGGCTCTGTACCTGCCACAGCCGCCCGAAGGCCTCCAGAAACCGCGGCGGTTCCGCGCCCCAGGCGCAGCTGGATCCCGCCATCGGTGCGAGCAGAGGGCACTGACACGGGAGCTGACGCGACGCCCGAGGCAGGCCGGCAGGACCCGCGGTCACATCCCCGCCCGCCGGACCAGCGGCTTCGCAGGGAGGGGCCTGCAGCCGCCTCACCGAGTCCCGGGACCTTACGCCGCCATGATACCGGAAGCCGTAGTGCGCACGGGTCCCTGAGCCGGAAATGGAGGAAGAGCCTATCCCTATACGAGCTAAAGTGGGCGGGGCCAGAAGGGGTGGGGCTGGAGTTGTTTAGATAAACTAGGTTCGCAGGAAGGGACAGAGTAAAAGCTTCATTATCCAATAGATAGTATTCCAGGCCCAATGGTAACCGTTTGCACATTACCAGAAGCTAAAACTGTTCGTTTTTCTTGTTGAGGCACCTCACCTCATCACTGGGAACCCaggaaaataaaactcagtgTATAACACTCATAAAAGGAATCTCAAGGAAAATACCCATGACTGGAGGGCAGAGAGGACTTACCACCACCCCCAGGCCCAGGGTCACACTAGTAACCATAATTATGGATGCCCAGACCCTTGTTCTCCTCTTAGTTCGCCTGGCCTAGGCTGCTGCATCAAAGAGGAAAATGTGGATCTattagacttttttatttttcatttgttttttcaattcattttcaacaaatgttaaCTGAGTAACAAACATAGCAAATAGGAATCTGAATCTACAAACTAGTGTGTATAATAAATGTAGAGTTCTTTTCAataattcaactttttctttgtcAAGCTTTATTTTGATTGGGTGGTAGAAACTTGGTCTCCGACAATTTGTTCCCATCCTCTTTTACTCAGGTTTTGTGCTAAGTTCCCAGCCAGCTGGAGTGGCTCACATAGTGCCAAGTGGAGAAGTTGAGGAGTTATCTTTCAGTATCATTAAGCATCCTCTTGTCTGGTTTCTGCTGAGATGTTTCTTATTTCTGTCTGCATACCCCTTTCAAGGTATGAAGTACGGAAAACTGTACACTCTCCTGCTATTTCTAGCAAGCGTTTTCTTTAAGTCTGAAGTCCACACCGATCTCTTGAGAGAATTCTCTTTCGGAATACAAAATCAAGTAAAGACTCACAGGCTTTTGTGATTTTGCAGCCACATGGCTCCTCTAGGTAAGAACAGCCATCTAACTGCTTGTActggggtgccaaaaaatatatacacattttaagagacgtttatctatgtattacttttcaaagatgAATTGAATTGTGGTGTATCAATGCATAGTATAACCTTCACTCAAAAGATGGCTTTAATCAAGTGAATGCCAATTcaccatgaaaaaaaaagtcaggaagtcaaagaaaatgatggaaacatgtTGTTATTCAATGAGTGCAAGACCATTTTGAGTTTTCCCCCATGGTTTTGTGACTTACCACACCTTGACTTCTACCTATGGGGAACTTTTAAGGCTTAAAGGATGTGGTTTACCATAGAAAACCCACTCTACTCTAGCAGTACTTGGGGAAGAGCACACACAGCTATACAAGTGGACACTCTGGTCAAAGTAGCTCACGCAATAGTTCATCATAATCACAAGTATCTGGACAACGATGGTAACCACTTTTAGCACTTATTGTAATTGCAgtagtcaaacatgacttgtattcttTTGTCATCagtatgtattgagtattacaattttacaacagttttttttctttcttaaaatgtgtatacatatttttgacaCCCTCCGTATAAAGGGAGAGAAAGGTGAGGAAACTGGGGAATGGAAGGGAAATGAAGAACATAACAGGTTTAGGTCCTGAATAGAAAGAAGAGATGAAATAGAAATTAACTTTGATTTCAAGGAACTCGGAGTTCATAGAATGACTTAGACATGTGTAATATGATCCAAGGCATAAAGGTAAAAATACTATAGGAGTGCAAGTAAGGTGCTGGGCATCCTTAGAGGAATTCTGACAAATTCCCATTAAAAAATGTGAGCATttcatagggcagtgcctgtggctcagtgagtagggcatcggccccatataccgagggtggcgagttcaaacccagtcctggccaaactgcaacaaaaaaatagctgggtgttgtggtggatacctatagtcccagctgctcaggaggctgaggcaaaagaattgcctaagcccaagagctggaggttgctgtgaactgtgacgccacagcactctactaagagcaacaatgtgagactctgtctagtaAAAAAAACTGAGCATTTAATTTCTGTCTGTTTTGTTGAAATAGAGTGTATATTATAATtaaagagggaaaatgttgaactCTTACAAGTTGGCTAGATCCTCCTTATAAAAAAATCCATTGTCAGAATTCTTATCTTGGTTAGTATAAGCCCTTTCctgagaactagaaaaaaaactaCCAGTCTGAAAACATTCCTCAGTGTAgtcttatttatttctgcttttccaACTTCTTTCCTTATACTAGAGTGTTTTCTAACAGCCTCCGTACATTGGGGGGGCAGAGGGGAATGTACACACAGCAGGTATCTTAGAATCTGTTCATCATGCAGTGATGTGAAGACTCACTGTAGAAGTGGGTAGccaaaacataaagaatattttgtatttaaagGTACAGTATAGCtacatttctcattttccctacatatgatgacttttgggacacctacATAATGTCTTCTCATTGCTCCACTGGTTAACAAGATAAGGGTACTACATTATAGAATTGAGCTATATTCAAAAGTAGTACTGAATAATCTGATATGGCTT is a genomic window containing:
- the UHMK1 gene encoding serine/threonine-protein kinase Kist, which translates into the protein MAGSSCAWGAEPPRFLEAFGRLWQVQSRLGSGSSASVYRVRCCGNPGSPPGALKQFLPPGTTGAAASAAEYGFRKERAALEQLQGHRNIVTLYGVFTIHFSPNVPSRCLLLELLDVSVSELLLYSSHQGCSMWMIQHCARDVLEALAFLHHEGYVHADLKPRNILWSAENECFKLIDFGLSFKEGNQDVKYIQTDGYRAPEAELQNCLAQAGLQSDTECTSAVDLWSLGIILLEMFSGMKLKHTVRSQEWKANSSAIIDHIFASKAVVNAAIPAYHLRDLIKSMLHDDPSRRIPAEMALCSPFFSIPFAPHIEDLVMLPTPVLRLLNVLDDDYLENEEEYEDVVEDVKEECQKYGPVVSLLVPKENPGRGQVFVEYANAGDSKAAQKLLTGRMFDGKFVVATFYPLSAYKRGYLYQTLL